The genomic window ACCGAAGTCGCAAAGCGCCTCGGCATCCTCATGGAGAACGAGCGTCCGCAGGGCTCCGGCCCGGTGCTGGTGAAGAGCTGAGAGAGGATCTTTGACGTGAAGGCACGTGTCACCGTTACCCTGAAGACGGGCATCCTCGATCCGCAAGGCAAGGCCATCGAAGGCGCGCTGAAGTCGCTCGGCGTCGACGGCGTCGCCAGCGTCCGCCAGGGCAAGGTGTTCGACATCGAGCTCGCCGGCGCCGACAAGACCAAGGCGGAAGCCGTGCTGAAGGAAGCCGCTGACAAGCTGCTGGCGAACACCGTGATCGAGAATTATCGGGTCGAGATCGTCTAACGCGCGGGCGGCTTACAGCCACCCTGCACGACGGAATCGCCAGTACAGCGCGCCGCATGCCGTCAGCATCACGCCGAGCAGCATGTAATAGCCGTACTCCCATTCCAGCTCCGGCATGTGCTTGAAGTTCATGCCGTAGATGCCGGCGAGTGCGGTCGGGATCGCGATGATCGCGAGCCAGGAAGCGAGCTTCTTGGACACCGCCGTCTCCTGAGCCTGGCCGACCAGCAGGCTCGCCTCGAAGGCAAAGGCCAGCACCTCGCGCATGGAATCGATCCGCTCCTGGATGTTGCGGACGTGGTCGGTGACGTCGCGGAACAGTGGCTGCATGGCCTGCCGCACCATCGACAGCTCGTCATGCTCCAGCCGGCGGCAGACCTCCACCAGCGGTCCGATTGCGTTGCGGAGCCGCAGGAGGTCGCGGCGCAGCATATAGAGCCGCTCGATCTGCGCCTTGGTGATCGCGTGCGCGAGCACGTCGTCCTCGATCTCCTCGATCTCCTCGTGAATGCTCTCCAGCACGGGCGAGTAATTGTCGACGATGAAATCGAGAATGGCGTACAGGATGTAGTCCTCGCCGCGGGCGAGCGCCCGCGGGCAGCTTTCGCAGCGTTCGCGCACCGGTGTGTAGGATGTCGAAGCGCCGTGGCGCACCGAGACCAGATAGCCATCGCCAACGAAAATGTGCGTTTCGCCGAAGGCGATCCGGCCTTCGACCAGTTGCGCGGTGCGCGCAACGATGAACAGAGCCTCGCCGTACTGCTCGATCTTGGGCCGCTGATGGGCGTGGTTGGCGTCCTCGATCGCGAGCTCGTGCAAATCGAACTGCTTCTGCACCGCGCCGAGCAGCGCCATGTCCGGCTCGTGCAGGCCGATCCAGACCACATGGCCGGGCTTGGCCCGCCAGCTCGAGGCCTCGCTGATGGCGATATTGGCGACGCGCCGGCCGTCGACATAGGCGCCGGCAGCGACGACGCCCTCGGTGGGCACCGGCTCGGAGGGGGATGCGGACAGCGACGGGATATTCATGGCTTCAATCCCGGGCAAATCGAGCGGTCAGACTGCGTGCGACCAGAGCCTGTGTACAAGGCCGTTTGCCGAGGCTAGCACTGGTAAAATCCCCGTCAAATGGTTATGTCTCTTGGCGAATTGGCCCCTCCGTGCCACCCCGATTCCAGCCACCGTCGGAACTTAAGCCATGAAAGCCGCCATCCTCGTCTTTCCCGGAATCAATCGCGACCGCGACATGGCGCGTGCCTTGAGGCTGATCTCCGGCAGCGAGCCCGCAATGGTGTGGCACGCCGAGACCTCGCTGCCTGCCGGCACCGACCTCGTGGTGGTGCCGGGTGGCTTCTCCTATGGCGATTACCTGCGCTGCGGCGCGATTGCGGCGCGGGCGCCGGTGATGGACGCGGTGCGCGACTATGCGGCCAAGGGCGGCCTCGTGCTCGGCGTCTGCAACGGTTTCCAGATCCTCTGCGAGTCCGGCCTGTTGCCGGGCGTCCTGATGCGCAATGCGCGGCTGAAATTCATCTGCCACGACGTGCATCTGCGGGTCGAGCGTTCCGACACGCCGTTCACCCGCGGCTACAATGCCGGGCAGGTGATCCGCGTGCCCGTCGCCCACGGCGAGGGCAATTACGAGGCGGATGAAGAGACCATCAAGCGGCTCGAAGGCGAGGGGCGGGTGCTCTATCGCTACTGTTCTGCCGAGGGCGTGGTTGATGAGACCCATAACATCAACGGCGCGGCGCATTCGATCGCCGGCATCGTCAACGACAAGGGCAACGTGCTCGGCATGATGCCGCATCCTGAAAACCACGTCGAAGACATCATGGGCTGCACCGACGGCCGCGGCCTGTTCGCCGGCCTGGTCCAGCATCTGGAAAAAGCCGCGTGATCTCGTTCATGCTGAAGCGGTCGCTCGCCGCGCTCGCGGCGCTGTCGTTCGCGACCGTTGCGTTCGCGCAGGATTATCCCAAACGTCCTGTTACCATGATCGTGCCGTTCGCGGCCGGCGGCACCTCGGACGTGATCGCGCGAACCGTCGCCGAGCAGATGGGCATCGCGCTCGGCCAGACCATCGTGATCGAGAACGTCGCCGGCGCCGGCGGTTCGACCGCGCTGGCACGCGCCTCTCGCGCCGAGCCCGACGGCTACACCATCGCGATCGGCAATGCCGGCACCAATGCCGCGACCTACACGATCTATCCAAAACTGCCGTTCACGCCGGACTCGTTCGTGCCGATCGCCATGGTCGCGAAGACGTTCGGCATCATCGGCGTGCGCAAGGATTTTCCGGCGAAGGACCTGAAGGAGTTCATCGCCTACGCCAAGGCCAATCCGGGCAAGATCAATCTCGGCCATGCCGGCGTCGGCTCGTCGAACTATTTGATCTGCAAGAGCTTCGTCACCGCCGCCGGGATCGACGCGACGCTGGTCGGCTATCGCGGCGCCGCGCCCGCGCTGACCGATGCGGTCGGCAGTCAGATCGACGGCGTCTGCGATGCGGCCGCCTCCGTCTCTCAGGCGATCAACGAGAAGCTGGTGAAGGGCCTCGTGGTCGGCTCCACCGTGCGGCTCGCGACGCTGCCGGATCTGCCGACGTCGGCCGAAGCCGGGCTGCCCGAGTTCGAGGCGCAGGGCTGGAACGGCCTGTTTGCGCCCAAGGGCACCCCGCCGGCCGTCATCGCCAAGCTCAACGCCGCCGCGCGCACGGCGGTGGAAACCGACGCGGTGAAGAAGCGCTTTGCCGACCTCTCGACCGTTGCGCCCGACCCCGACGAGCACACGCCCGAGGTGCTGCGAAAGCTCGTGACGCGCGACGTCGAGAAGTACCGGAAGATGCTGGCGGACGACGCCAAGCAATAGCTTCATTCGGCTGCGATTTCACGAACTTGCATCGCGTTTGAGGCGACTGACCCTCGTCGCAACGCTGGACGATCTCCAGAAGCAATGGCCGGACTTCGATTCCGCCGACGCGCATCTGCTCTACGCCCGCGCCTGAAATGGGAGGACGTGGAGTACGACCCAAATAGTCTAGCCGTGCGGGTGCGCCGCGAGATGGAAGCGGGCTTCCGGCAGCCGAACGTGGCTGCTTGATTGACGCTCGCAAAAAGCGCTTCACGCTATCGTAGCTTCAGCCGCTCCGCCGGCACTGTCATGGCCGCAACGCCGGCCATGACCAGCAGCAGCCCCAGCGCCAGGTTCGACGGCACGTTCTCGCCGAGCAGCAGCACGGAGAGGCCGACGCCGATCGGGATGCGCAAATAGCCTTGCGCGTTGGTGGTCAGCGTGCCGAGCCGGGCGAGGCAGACGTAGAACAGCATCAAGCCCAATGCGCTCGACACGATGCCCATGACGATGGTGGCGATGATCGCGGTCGGCGTCGGGTGCAGCGTCCAGGGCTGATCGATGACAAGCGAGGGCGGCAGCAGGATGATGCCGCCGAACAGCAACGAGCCCGCCGCCACCACCATCGGGTCGTAGTCGGACAGCCTGAGGCCGAAGATCGTGGCGCAGGCAAAGGAGATGGTGGCGAGCAAGATCGCGATCTCCGCGACGATCTCGCTGCCAAAGCCGCGTAGCGCATCGAGGCCGACGATGAGAATCGTGCCGGCAAGGCCCAGGATCGCGCCCGCGAGCTTGAGCAGCGTTGCCGGTTCGTGCCGTGTGATCAGCGAGGTGATGAGGAAGGCGAAGATCGGCGTCGTCGACGCCAGCACCACCGTGTTCGATGCCGGCACGTATTGCTGCGACCAGGTGATGATCAGGAAGGGGAAGGTCGAGTTGATCAATTGCTGGGTCGCGAACAGCTTCCAGGCCTTGGCGTCGGTCGGGATCGTGACGCCGCGCATCCACAGGATCGCGAACAGGAACGCGGCCGCGATCAGCGAGCGCGCCGCGATGAAGGTGATGGGCGGAATCGTGTCCAGCGCCAGCTTGGCCAGCGGATAGGTCGAGCTCCAGCAGCAGGCGAGCGCGAACAGCAACGCATAGTCGCGCCAGTTGCGCGCGCCGGTGGCGGCCATGGACGGCGACGGCGTTGATGCGGACGCCATCGCGCGACCCGCCTCAGATGTGCTCTGCGGCACCTTGTTCCTGCTCCCCGGCGCACAAGCGCTTGGTGCAACTCTGGGCGAGGGGGCGTGAAAAGGGAAGGCGTCGAGCTATGCGTTTGGCTGGGGCTGCGGCTTCCGCTTCATCCGCTTGATCGTGCCGGAAAAGGTGAGCAGCAGCCGCTCGCCGGACATCATCTTGCCGCGCAGGAAGATCAGCGAGCCGCCGGCGCGGCTGACCTCGCCGGTGCATTCGATCAGCTCGCCCTCCCGCGCCGCGTCGAGGAATTCGCAGGCAAAGTTGGTCGTCACCGCCCGGCTGTCCAGGACGTGGGTGGCGATCGCGAACAGGGAGTAGTCGGCAAAGGCCATGTAGCAGCCGCCATGGACGTTGCCGGAGCCGTTGAGGTGCTTCTTTTCGACCCGGAAGGCGCTGCGGACGCCGCCGTCCGCCTCGATCCGGTGCCAGAAGGGGCCGACATGGGACTCAAAACTGTCCCGAATCCAGGTCCGCCAGCCCTTAAATTCTCCCTCGGTGGCGACATGGAGGTCGGGGCGGCGGGGAGCGGGCGCTTTGGTCAATTCGTGCAAGGAAATGGGCCTTCAATTGCGGGTCTTTAGCCCTTAAATCCGATCCGTCCGCGCCGTGCAATTCCTGTTCCCGCGGGGCCCCCGCCGCAAAACGTGGGACAGCGGGAAAATGCGCCATAAAGGGCTTTTCCAAGCCCTCCGATGTTCCTAAGAACGGCCAAAGCCCGCCGAAAGCCCCGAATCCATGAAGAATGAACCCAAGATCACCCCCGAACTGGTTGCCGCCCACGGGCTCAAGCCCGACGAGTATGAGCGCATCCTCAAGCTGATCGGGCGGGAGCCGACCTTCACTGAACTCGGCATCTTTTCGGCGATGTGGAACGAGCATTGCTCGTACAAGTCGTCGCGTATCCATCTGCGCGGCCTGCCGACCAAGGCGCCCTGGGTGATCCAGGGCCCGGGCGAGAATGCCGGCGTAATCGACATCGGCGATGGCCAGGCCGTGGTCTTCAAGATGGAGAGCCACAACCACCCAAGCTACATCGAGCCCTATCAGGGCGCGACCACCGGCGTCGGTGGCATTTTGCGCGACGTCTTCACCATGGGCGCGCGCCCGATCGCTTGCCTCAATGCGCTGAGCTTCGGTGCGCCGGAACATCCCAAGACGCGGCACCTCGTCTCCGGCGTCGTTGCCGGCGTTGGTGGCTATGGCAATTCCTTCGGCGTGCCGACGGTCGGTGGCCAGGTGCGCTTCCACACCCGCTATGACGGCAACATACTCGTCAACGCGATGGCGGTCGGCCTCGCCGATGCCGACAAGATCTTCTATGCGGCCGCCTCCGGCGTGAACATGCCGATCGTCTATTTGGGCTCCAAGACCGGACGCGACGGCATTCACGGCGCCTCGATGGCGTCGGCCGAGTTCGACGACAAGTCCGAGGAGAAGCGCCCGACCGTGCAGGTCGGCGATCCCTTCGCCGAGAAGCTGCTGCTGGAAGCCTGCCTCGAGATCATGGAGAAGGGCTGCGTCATCGCGATCCAGGACATGGGCGCGGCGGGCCTGACCTGCTCGGCGGTCGAGATGGGCGCCAAGGGCGATCTCGGTGTCGATCTCGATCTTGATGCGGTGCCGACCCGCGAGACCGGCATGAGCGCCTACGAGATGATGCTCTCGGAGAGCCAGGAGCGCATGCTCATGGTGCTCAAGCCCGAGAAGGAAAAGGAAGCCGAGGCCATCTTCACGAAGTGGGGCCTCGATTTCGCCGTGGTCGGCTACACTACGCCGAGCAAGCGTTTCGTGGTCAAGCATGGCGGCGACGTCATGGCCGACCTGCCGATCAAGGAGCTCGGTGACGAGGCGCCGGTCTATGACCGCCCGCATGTCCCCTCCGCCGCGTTGCCGATCGTGCACGCCCGCGACGTTGCGACGCCGATAGGCCTCGGCGCGGCGCTGGAGAAGCTGATCGGCACGCCCGACATGTGCAGCAAGCGCTGGGTCTGGGAGCAGTACGACCACGTCATCCTCGGCAACACCATGCAGCGCCCCGGCGGCGATGCCGCCGTGGTGCGCGTGCAGGACGGGCCGAAGGGCCTGGCGCTGACCGTCGACGTCACGCCGCGCTATTGCGAGGCCGATCCGTTCGAGGGCGGCAAGCAGGCGGTGGCGGAAGCCTGGCGCAACATCACCGCGGTCGGCGGCAAGCCGCTGGCGATCACCGACAACCTCAATTTCGGCAACCCTGAAAGGCCCGAGATCATGGGGCAGTTCGTCGGCTGCCTGAAGGGTATCTCGGAAGCCTGCCGCACGCTCGACTTCCCGGTCGTCTCCGGCAACGTCTCGCTCTACAACGAGACCAACGGCCGTGCGATCCTGCCGACGCCCTCGATCGGCGGCGTCGGTCTGCTCGACGATTTCACCAAATCCGCTTCGCTCGCCTTCAAGGCCGAGGGCGAGGCTATCCTGCTCGTCGGCGAGACCCATGGCTGGCTCGGCCAGTCGGTTTACTTGCGCGACATCTGCGGCCGCGAGGAGGGCGCTCCGCCGCCGGTCGATCTCGCCGCGGAAAAGCGCAATGGCGATTGCGTGCGCGGCATGATCCATGCGGGCACTGCGACGGCCGTGCACGATCTCTCCGACGGCGGTCTCTTGATCGCGCTCGCCGAGATGGCGATGGCGAGCGGCATCGGCGCAAAATTGCTCGCCGCGCCGACCGCGCTTGTGTCGCAGGCCTATTGGTTCGGCGAGGACCAGGCACGCTATCTCGTCACTGTGCCGGAAACGGAGGCCGGCCGCGTGCTCGCCAAGATGCGCGGATGCGAGGTGCCCTGCGTGCGGATCGGCACCACCGGGGGCGATGCGATCGCCATCGCGGGCGAGGCGCCGGTGGCGATCGACACGCTGCGCAAGTCGTTCGAGCGCTGGCTGCCGGAGTATATGGGCGGGAAGGCGGCGTAAGCCGTTCCCCCGCTCTCCGTCATTGCGAGGAGCAAAGCGACGAAGCAATCCAGACGGTTTCCGCGGAGGGACTCTGGATTGCTTCGTCGCAAGGGGCTCCTCGCAATGACGAGTTGAGAGACCTTGGCCTCACGATAAGTCCCGTAGCCCGGATGGAGCGTGCGCTCCATCCGGGCTACTGGGTCACAGCACCTTCGTTGCCCCGGGGATCTGGCGCAAGGCGCGCGTTAGCGCCCAACTGAACGCGACTGTCAGCACGAACCCGATCGTCGCCTTGACGATCGCTGGCAGCTCATAATCAAACAGCCAGTATTGCAGCCAAAGCGCGATCGGGTAGTGCACCAAAAACATGCCGTAGGCGTCCGACTGCATCGGATCGAGTAGCTTTGCTGAGCCTGATTGTCTGAACCTCTGGAAAAAGGCCAGGATTAAAAACATGATAGCCACGCTGAAGACAGCGAAGCAGATGGCATAGAGCCCCTCATACCAGTTCGGCAGCGGCGACGGATTTCCCAGTATTTCGCGCTTGATGAAGATCAGCCCCCAGAGCAGGCAATACGGAATGATCGTCAAGACCATCCAGTCCCAGCTGACCTTCGCCATCCGGCCGTCTGCCGCGAGCAGGCCGCGATCCATATTCGCGACGCCAATGCCGGCACCGAAAAAGAAGTAGCTCGCATAGAGCATCACACGCCCGTGCTGCACCGAGAACGGCCCGAACTCGAACCAGTTGCCTGGACCATAATACATCAGCCCGGGAACATAGAACGCTGCGGTGACGGCAAGCATGACCGCGAAGAACACGGCGGGCCGACGGCGACCGTGCAGCGAGAGGCGGTTGATCGGATCGAGCAGGGTGGGTGACAGCCGATGCAATATGCAGGCGACCACGTCGAATCCGAGCAGGACCCAAAGGAACCAGATCGGCCCGCTCGGCCACGGGCCCTTCGTGATCATATTCCACCAATATTCCGAAAAGCCGATCTCGGGATGGTGTCTGAGCGAGATGGCGTAATAGGCGAGCGGAATGATCGTGAATGCGCAGATCACGAACGGCAGGCCAAGCCGAAGCAGGCGATCGGCCAAATAGTTCAGCGGTCCCTTGCGGGCGATGCCCGACCACGCAAACAAGCCCGACAGGAAGAAGAACATCGCCATGAAGAAGCTGTCGGTGGCGAGCACGATCATGTCGAAGCCGAAGAAGAATTTCGGGTCGGTATGACCGAAGTAAGTATAGGGGATGACGGCATGGTGCAGCAGCACCACCAGCGTCAGGAAGGTACGGGCACGATCGAGCGACAAATTGCGCGTCTTGGCCTTGGGTGCGGCATGTGCCTCTGCGCCGATCGTCGCCGAATGTGACATCGTCATCATGATTGCCCCGCGCTCCCGCCCCGGCTGGACTGTGCCGCCGGGAACCTGATTCAGCAAGGGCCGTTTGGGTCGCTCTTCAGTCCCCGGACCCCTTAGGAACCAGTTCCGCGTAACGAAGTTAGGGTTCGCGAAAAGAGCGTGAGGCCGCGAGGGGCGGCACCAATTCGGAGCTGGCGATGACGATCCTGAAGTGGGCGCTGATCTTCTTACTCGTTTCGATCGTGGCCGGTGTGCTCGGCTTCACCGGCATTTCGGCCGCCTCCGCCGATATCGCCCGCTTCCTGTTCTACGTCTTCGTCGTGATCTTCCTGGTGCTGCTGATCCTGGGGCTCACGATCTTCAGGGCTTAGCTTAGGTTCGTGTCAGCACCAGACCCGGAATCTCGAGATTCTCAGGTGCGCAACTGCGCACCAGGGTTCGGTCCTGCGGACCGCCCCGGAATGACGGCATCCAAAACTACCCCACTTCCTCGATCTTCACCTTGTCCGGATAGAAGGCCAGATGGCCGGAAATCTCCGTCATCGCGGGGAAGGGCGTCTCGTAGGTCCAGATCGCGTTGTCCAGCGTCTTGCCGTCGGTTTTGACGCTGTAATAGTTCGCATCGCCCTTGTACGGACAATGGGTGACGCGGTCGGTGCGCTCGAGCAGGGCCATGTTGGTGTCCTCCCGTGGCACATATTGCACCGCCGGATATTTGGCCTCCTTCAAGGTCAGCGCTTTGCTGGTCTCGGCGATCACGATGTCGCCGGCCGTGACGCGGACGCGCCGGGGATTTTGGGTGATGGTGATGGGATGGTCGGGCCCTGGAAGCTTCATGATGTCACGCCTTTTCGATCAACCTGCCGCGCGCGGCACTTTGTCGTGCCTTCCTGTCGGGATCAGGGATATAGTGCCTGAGTGCGTGACGGTGAAGGCCGTTCACGCTAAGTTTGGCCGTGCCGGTGAGGGGACCCCGGCAAGCGATTCGAGACCAGAAGGAGCGAGACCAGAATGCCCATGGACGCCCACGATATCGAGGCGATGATCAAGGCAGCAATCCCCGATGCCGAAGTGACCATCCGAGACCTCGCCGGCGATGGCGACCACTATGCTGCGACCGTGATCTCGGAATCCTTCCGCGGCAAATCCCGCGTCCAGCAGCACCAGATCGTCTATCAGTCCCTGCGCGGCCAGATGGGCGGCGTGCTGCATGCGCTGGCGCTGCAAACCGGGGTACCCGGCGGGCCGGGCACTTGATCTGACGGGCACCTGATCCAAGCGCGACGGGGCACGAAGATGGCTGCGGAGAATCCGCGCGGCGCGATGTTTCGCGTCATCGGTCCGAACCAGCACAGCCGTGTCACCAATGCCGAGCTGTTCTTCGACCTCGTCTTCGTCTTTGCCGTCACACAAGTTTCGCACACGCTGCTGCACCATTTTACGCCGCTCGGCGCGGTGCATGTCGCGGTGCTGTTTCTCGCGGTATGGTGGGTGTGGGTCTACACCGCCTGGGTCACCAACTGGCTCAATCCCGAGCTGACGCCGGTCCGCATCCTGCTGTTTGCGATGATGCTCGGCGGCCTTGTGCTGTCGACCACGATTCCGACCGCCTTCGAGGGGAGGGGTCTGTGGTTTGCGATCGCCTATGCGACCATGCAGGTGGGGCGTACCGCGTTCTGGCTGTTCGCGACCCCGCATCACCGCACCGCGGTGCGGCACAACGCGATTCGCATCCTGACCTGGCTCTCGATCTCCGCGGTGCTGTGGATCGCAGGCGGCCTCTCCGAGGGTGATACGCGGCTATGGCTGTGGATCGCGGCGGTGACCTGGGAGTACATCTCCCCGGCGGCGCGCTTCTGGGTTCCGAAGCTGGGCTTCTCGTCGGTCGAGGCCTGGGCCGTCGAAGGCGCGCACATGGCCGAGCGCTGCTCTCTGTTCGTCATCATCGCGCTCGGCGAGGCCATCGTCGTCAACGGCGCCACTTTTGCCGAGCTGACGTGGAGCGCGGACAACATCCTCGCCTTCGTCTCGGCGCTGGTCGGCGCCATCGCGATGTGGTGGGTCTATTTCCACAAGGGGGCCGAGGCCGGCTCCGAGCGCATCTCGAAGTCCACCGAATCCGGCCGGCTGGCGCGGCTCGCCTACACCTATCTGCACATGCCGATCGTCGCCGGCATCATCCTGACCGCGGTCTCGGACGAACTGGTGCTGAAGCATCCCACCGGCCATTCCGACCTGCGGACCATCGTGAGCACGATCGGTGGTCCCTTGGTGTTCCTGGTCGGCGCCATCCTGTTCAAGCACGCGATCCGCGGCTTCCTCCAGCTCTCGCACGGCATCGGCATCATCCTGCTGCTGGTGCTGAGCTGGTTCGCGTCGGAGCTATCGCCGCTCTGGCTTTCGGTCGCAACGACCGTGATCATGATCGTCGTGGCGGTGTGGGAGTCGGTGTCGCTGGGAGCGGCAACCGAGGAGTAGGCGCGGAGGCCTACTCGGCCACCTCCAGCGCGTGCACGGAGAACATCTTGGCCGCGTCTGTCCAGCTTTCGCGCACACGCCAGCCCGCGCCCTGTGCCAGTGATGCGAAACGCTCGATACTGTATTTGTAGCTGTTCTCGGTGTGGATGCTCTCGCCGGGGCGGAACGAGAAGGTCGTGCCGAGCAGACGCACGGTCTGGCTCTTCTTGCTGATCAGGTGCATCTCGATCCGGTGCCGCTCGCGGTTGTAGATCGCACGATGGGTGAAGGCGGAGAGGTCGAAATTGCCGCCGAGCTCGCGGTTGATGCGCACCAGCACATTGAGGTTGAAGCGCGCGGTGACGCCGGCGGCATCGTTGTAGGCGTCGTGCAGTACCCGCTCATCCTTCTCGAGATCGGCGCCGATGATCATCTGCGCGCCCTTACCGAGGATCTTGCGGGCGCTCTTCAAAAAGGCTTGCGCTTCCTGCGGCTCGAAATTGCCGATGGTCGAGCCCGGGAAGAAGCCGACCTTGGGCATGGATGCGACCGCCCTGGGCAGCTCGAACGGCGTGGTGAAGTCGGCGGCGACCGGATAGATGCCGAGCGCGGGAAAATCCCGCTTCAGGCCGTTTGCCTGCGCCTTCAGGAAGTCGCCGGAGATGTCGACGGGCACATAGGCCGCGAACTTGCAATGGCCCAGCAGCAGGCGGACCTTCGTCGTCGCGCCGGCGCCGAACTCGACCAGCGCCGCATGCTCCGGGATAATCTTCGCGATGTCGCTGCCGCGCTCCCTCAGGATCGCAAGCTCAGTGCGCGTCGGGTAATATTCCGGCAGGCGCGTGATCGCCTCGAACAGCTCTGACCCCGTCGCATCATAGAAATATTTCGGCGACAGCTTTTTCGGCTGCTGCGAGAGGTCCTCGATCGCCTCGCGGGCGAAGGCAGTCGTCTGCTCGTCGGGGAGATGGGCTTCGGCCAAAGCGCTGGCGTGCACATTCATGATACTCTCCTGAACGCGCTGTCCGGCGCGCATTTGTCGTCGGAATTTTTAGTCGTAGTCGGCGAGCCGCAGCCCCGTGAACTGCCAGCGGTGGTGCGGGTAGAAGAAGTTGCGATAGGTGATACGGCTGTGGCCTTCAGGGGTTGCAAGCGAGGAGCCGCGCAGCACCAGCTGGTTGACCATGAATTTGCCGTTGTATTCGCCGAGCGTGCCTTCAACGGCGCGGTAGCCGGGGTAGGGCGCGTACGAAGAGCGGGTCCATTGCCAGACGATGCCGAAGGCATCGTTGAGCTGGCCGGCGCGCGCGGCGACCTCCCATTCCATCTCGGTCGGCAGGTGTTTTCCAGTCCAGCGGGCGAACGCGTCCGCCTCGTAATAGCTGACGTGGCAGACCGGCGCGTTCGGATCGATCGGCTTGAGGCCGGCAAGCGTCATCACGTGCCACGCGCCATCGACCTCGCGCCAGTGGCCCGGAGCCTCCCAGCCCTCGTTGCTCACCGTGGCAAAGCCGTCCATCAGCCACAGCGTTGCGGTCCGGTAGCCGCCGTCGCGCATGAAGGCGAGCCATTCACCGTTGGTGACGAGATGGCGGGCGATCTTGACCGGGCCAACGAGGGCGCGATGCGCCGGCTTCTCGTTGTCGAAATGGAAGCTGTCGTCGACATGGCCAACGGTGTGGATGCCTTCGTTCAGAGACAGCCAATCCTCGCCGGCACGGGTCGCGGCCGGGAAGCGCCAGTCCGGATCATAGGTCGGGGAAACCGGATTCTGCGCGAAGGCGTGCAGGATGTCGGTGAACATCAATTCCTGATGCTGCTGCTCGTGATTGAGCCCGACCTCGACCAGCGGCGCGATCTCGCGCAGCTTGGCCGCGCTGGCTTCGCGGAAGAATTTGACGACGGCCGCATCGACATATCTGCGATAGGCGCCGACCTGGTCGGCGCTGGGACGGGTGATGTCGCCGCGGCGATGCCGAGCATGACGCGGGCCGGCGCTGACGTAATAGGAATTGAACAGGAATGCGAAATCGGGGTGGAAGGGCCGGTAATCAGGGCAATGTTCGCCGAGCAGGAATTGCTCCCAGAACCAGGTGGTATGCGCCCGGTGCCATTTGATCGGGCTCGCATCCGGCATGGACTGGATCTGCTGGTCCTCGGGTGAGAGTGGCGCCGCCCGGCGTTCGGTCTCGTTGCGGACGGTGAGAAACGCGTCTCCCAGCCGCTGGGCGAGCTTGCCCGGGTC from Bradyrhizobium zhanjiangense includes these protein-coding regions:
- a CDS encoding acyltransferase family protein, encoding MMTMSHSATIGAEAHAAPKAKTRNLSLDRARTFLTLVVLLHHAVIPYTYFGHTDPKFFFGFDMIVLATDSFFMAMFFFLSGLFAWSGIARKGPLNYLADRLLRLGLPFVICAFTIIPLAYYAISLRHHPEIGFSEYWWNMITKGPWPSGPIWFLWVLLGFDVVACILHRLSPTLLDPINRLSLHGRRRPAVFFAVMLAVTAAFYVPGLMYYGPGNWFEFGPFSVQHGRVMLYASYFFFGAGIGVANMDRGLLAADGRMAKVSWDWMVLTIIPYCLLWGLIFIKREILGNPSPLPNWYEGLYAICFAVFSVAIMFLILAFFQRFRQSGSAKLLDPMQSDAYGMFLVHYPIALWLQYWLFDYELPAIVKATIGFVLTVAFSWALTRALRQIPGATKVL
- a CDS encoding DUF1328 domain-containing protein, producing MTILKWALIFLLVSIVAGVLGFTGISAASADIARFLFYVFVVIFLVLLILGLTIFRA
- a CDS encoding DUF427 domain-containing protein, with the translated sequence MKLPGPDHPITITQNPRRVRVTAGDIVIAETSKALTLKEAKYPAVQYVPREDTNMALLERTDRVTHCPYKGDANYYSVKTDGKTLDNAIWTYETPFPAMTEISGHLAFYPDKVKIEEVG
- a CDS encoding BolA family protein, coding for MPMDAHDIEAMIKAAIPDAEVTIRDLAGDGDHYAATVISESFRGKSRVQQHQIVYQSLRGQMGGVLHALALQTGVPGGPGT
- a CDS encoding low temperature requirement protein A, with protein sequence MAAENPRGAMFRVIGPNQHSRVTNAELFFDLVFVFAVTQVSHTLLHHFTPLGAVHVAVLFLAVWWVWVYTAWVTNWLNPELTPVRILLFAMMLGGLVLSTTIPTAFEGRGLWFAIAYATMQVGRTAFWLFATPHHRTAVRHNAIRILTWLSISAVLWIAGGLSEGDTRLWLWIAAVTWEYISPAARFWVPKLGFSSVEAWAVEGAHMAERCSLFVIIALGEAIVVNGATFAELTWSADNILAFVSALVGAIAMWWVYFHKGAEAGSERISKSTESGRLARLAYTYLHMPIVAGIILTAVSDELVLKHPTGHSDLRTIVSTIGGPLVFLVGAILFKHAIRGFLQLSHGIGIILLLVLSWFASELSPLWLSVATTVIMIVVAVWESVSLGAATEE
- the egtD gene encoding L-histidine N(alpha)-methyltransferase — protein: MNVHASALAEAHLPDEQTTAFAREAIEDLSQQPKKLSPKYFYDATGSELFEAITRLPEYYPTRTELAILRERGSDIAKIIPEHAALVEFGAGATTKVRLLLGHCKFAAYVPVDISGDFLKAQANGLKRDFPALGIYPVAADFTTPFELPRAVASMPKVGFFPGSTIGNFEPQEAQAFLKSARKILGKGAQMIIGADLEKDERVLHDAYNDAAGVTARFNLNVLVRINRELGGNFDLSAFTHRAIYNRERHRIEMHLISKKSQTVRLLGTTFSFRPGESIHTENSYKYSIERFASLAQGAGWRVRESWTDAAKMFSVHALEVAE
- the egtB gene encoding ergothioneine biosynthesis protein EgtB; translation: MEPGSANNVLLSCLEKNVTKQASATAPAPLSSPSSDPGKLAQRLGDAFLTVRNETERRAAPLSPEDQQIQSMPDASPIKWHRAHTTWFWEQFLLGEHCPDYRPFHPDFAFLFNSYYVSAGPRHARHRRGDITRPSADQVGAYRRYVDAAVVKFFREASAAKLREIAPLVEVGLNHEQQHQELMFTDILHAFAQNPVSPTYDPDWRFPAATRAGEDWLSLNEGIHTVGHVDDSFHFDNEKPAHRALVGPVKIARHLVTNGEWLAFMRDGGYRTATLWLMDGFATVSNEGWEAPGHWREVDGAWHVMTLAGLKPIDPNAPVCHVSYYEADAFARWTGKHLPTEMEWEVAARAGQLNDAFGIVWQWTRSSYAPYPGYRAVEGTLGEYNGKFMVNQLVLRGSSLATPEGHSRITYRNFFYPHHRWQFTGLRLADYD